The genomic stretch AGCAATAGATGATATTCAAGATAATCTATTAATCTTACAAGCAGTTATCAACGATACATTTGAAAATGCGATCTTTTTTACAGCCCTTTCTGGACCCAAAGGGATAGAGCTTGCTAAATCAATCAATCCAGATGTTATACTTCTAGATATTGTTATGCCTGTAATGGATGGCTACCAAGTTTGTGAAATTTTAAAAAAAGATAATACATTAAATGAAATTCCCGTTGTTTTTGTTACGGCAAATAAAGATGATAAAGAAAGCAGAATACGTGCCTTGGATGTTGGTGCTGAAGCATTTTTATCGAAACCGATTGATGAAAGTGAATTAATAGCTCAAATTAGAGCCATGCATAAAGTGAGAAAAGCAAACCTGCAAAAGGTGAATGAAAATAAAAGATTAGAAGCTTTAGTTGCCGATAAAACTATGGAATTAAACACAACAATAGCTGTTTTGAAACACGAGAAGGATTTAACTCAGAAATATTTGAACGACTTAATATTAGCTGGAAAGATATTTGAAAATAGCATTGAAAATGCACCGATACCGATTATGATTCACGCAGAAGACGGTACCGTTTTAAATATAAGTCAAAATTGGACTAAACTTACTAATTATACAAAATCTGATATTCCGACTATATTTGATTGGACAAAAAAAGCATACGGTAAAAATAAAGATGAAGTACATGACTGTATTAGAAA from Psychrilyobacter piezotolerans encodes the following:
- a CDS encoding response regulator; the protein is MAQERIKILAIDDIQDNLLILQAVINDTFENAIFFTALSGPKGIELAKSINPDVILLDIVMPVMDGYQVCEILKKDNTLNEIPVVFVTANKDDKESRIRALDVGAEAFLSKPIDESELIAQIRAMHKVRKANLQKVNENKRLEALVADKTMELNTTIAVLKHEKDLTQKYLNDLILAGKIFENSIENAPIPIMIHAEDGTVLNISQNWTKLTNYTKSDIPTIFDWTKKAYGKNKDEVHDCIRKLYKLTETQHDSELVVTTKDGRQLIWDFNSRYIGDLPDGKAVVMSVATDLTERICVLQL